In Phlebotomus papatasi isolate M1 chromosome 1, Ppap_2.1, whole genome shotgun sequence, the following proteins share a genomic window:
- the LOC129810479 gene encoding tRNA (guanine-N(7)-)-methyltransferase — protein sequence MQENTTEIARLPQKRYYRQRAHSNPHSDHTFDYPYHPDDMVWKDLYPNIGAQQVEFLDIGCGYGGFLIELGKTYPNKYALGMEIRVKVSDYVMDKIKALRVNEPGSYQNIACIRTNAMKYLPNYFHKGQLTKMFFLYPDPHFKKAKHKWRIINSSLLTEYSYFLRSGGMIYTITDVEDLHEWMVKYIMEHPNFQRIPLDQLTDDPLVEKLYESSEEGIKVSRNKGSKYVAIFRRL from the exons atgcaagaaaatacCACGGAAATAGCTAGATTGCCACAAAAGCGCTATTATAGGCAGAGGGCACATTCTAATCCACATTCTGATCACACATTCGATTA TCCATACCATCCAGATGATATGGTGTGGAAGGATTTGTACCCGAACATTGGGGCACAGCAAGTGGAATTCCTAGACATTGGATGTGGCTACGGGGGTTTCCTTA TTGAACTCGGAAAGACTTATCCTAATAAATACGCCCTTGGAATGGAAATAAGGGTTAAAGTGTCAGATTACGTAATGGATAAGATCAAGGCTCTGCGAGTCAATGAACCAGGCAGCTATCAGAATATAGCTTGTATCCGCACAAATGCCATGAAATACTTGCCCAATTATTTTCACAAGGGTCAATTGACAAAGATGTTTTTCCTGTATCCCGATCCACATTTCAAGAAGGCCAAACACAAATGGAGAATCATCAATTCATCTCTCCTCACGGAATACAGTTACTTCCTGAGAAGTGGAGGGATGATCTATACAATAACCGATGTAGAGGATCTTCATGAATGGATGGTCAAATATATAATGGAACATCCAAATTTTCAAAGGATTCCTCTTGATCAGTTG ACTGATGATCCACTTGTTGAGAAATTGTACGAGTCAAGTGAGGAAGGCATTAAGGTGTCTCGCAACAAAGGGAGCAAGTATGTTGCAATATTTCGTCGCCTCTGA